The genomic stretch ACGTAAGGTGCATTTGAAAATACTTGTCGATAAAACAACGATAGAAGTATTTGTTGGCGACGGGAAAACCGTTTTTTCAAATGAAGTCTTCCCAAAGCCTGAAGATAAAGGAATTACCCTTTATTCTGACGGCGGCACAGCCTCCTTCAAAAATATAACAGTGAAACACTTTGATTCGATTCATGAATAAAAACAGGGGCGGCGCAGGCTGCCCCTGTTTTTTTATTAGGAGCGGTATTCTCTGTTACATATTGGGCATTGTAAGGAATATAAGGCTGGTTTCAAAGGAGGAAGCGAATGTCTAAACAAGGAAATTTTCAAAAATCAATGTCGCTGTTTGATCTGATTTTGATTGGGATGGGAGCCATCTTTGGATCAGCGTGGCTGTTCGCTGTCAGTAATGTCGCTTCAAAAGCAGGGCCCTCCGGCGCTTTTTCCTGGATCCTCGGAGGAGCCATTATTTTGTTAATCGGGCTTGTATATGCGGAGCTCGGAGCCGCTCTGCCCCGTACCGGAGGCATCATTCGATACCCCGTTTATTCACATGGCCACCTTGTCGGCTACTTAATTTCGTTTGTCACGATTGTCGCTTATACAAGCTTGATTTCAATTGAAGTGACAGCTGTGCGCCAGTATGTGGCCTATTGGTTTCCCGGCCTGACCATTAAAGGGTCTGATTCGCCTACCATTTCCGGCTGGATCTTGCAGTTTGCCCTATTATGCTTGTTTTTCCTGCTGAATTATTGGAGCGTCAAAACCTTCGCTAAGGCGAATTTCATCATATCGATTTTTAAATATATTGTGCCGATTACCATCATTATTGTGCTGATCTTTCATTTTCAGCCGGAGAATTTATCCGTTCAAGGATTTGCACCGTTTGGATTTACAGGTATTCAGGCTGCCATCTCGACAGGCGGCGTCATGTTTGCGTATCTCGGCCTGCATCCGATTGTATCTGTAGCAGGTGAAGTCCAAAATCCAAAACGCAATATCCCGATCGCTTTAATCATTTGCATCATCGTTTCAACCATCATTTATACTGTTTTGCAGGTCACCTTTATTGGTGCAATCCCGACAGAAACACTGAAACATGGCTGGCCGGC from Bacillus subtilis subsp. subtilis str. 168 encodes the following:
- the aspP gene encoding L-aspartate/L-glutamate / proton permease (Evidence 1a: Function from experimental evidences in the studied strain; PubMedId: 12730183, 15528654, 15849754, 16850406; Product type t: transporter), which produces MSKQGNFQKSMSLFDLILIGMGAIFGSAWLFAVSNVASKAGPSGAFSWILGGAIILLIGLVYAELGAALPRTGGIIRYPVYSHGHLVGYLISFVTIVAYTSLISIEVTAVRQYVAYWFPGLTIKGSDSPTISGWILQFALLCLFFLLNYWSVKTFAKANFIISIFKYIVPITIIIVLIFHFQPENLSVQGFAPFGFTGIQAAISTGGVMFAYLGLHPIVSVAGEVQNPKRNIPIALIICIIVSTIIYTVLQVTFIGAIPTETLKHGWPAIGREFSLPFKDIAVMLGLGWLATLVILDAILSPGGNGNIFMNTTSRLVYAWARNGTLFGIFSKVNKDTGTPRASLWLSFALSIFWTLPFPSWNALVNVCSVALILSYAIAPISSAALRVNAKDLNRPFYLKGMSIIGPLSFIFTAFIVYWSGWKTVSWLLGSQLVMFLIYLCFSKYTPKEDVSLAQQLKSAWWLIGFYIMMLIFSYIGSFGHGLGIISNPVDLILVAIGSLAIYYWAKYTGLPKAAIDYDK